The Vallitalea longa genome includes a window with the following:
- a CDS encoding family 16 glycosylhydrolase, with product MKRSYLITFLMMILLVSNISYANTQKIKDDNSTRGDYPANPIIKDGWILDYNDEFNEQNLDTDHWLPYYLPHWTTKELSATDYTFRENALVLRIDEDYPAWNPTYDGDVKCSSIQSFEKDNIHQFNKSMPLDHHESIFDGYTTKYGYFEIRAKLPGGSGGHVAWWMIGCEDESYQKAEVDIVENPFSYTTNSFINIHPHDDATIKSETFRSSIGYDLANTWHVYGFEWDPSGMKFYIDNKLVGNTNQSVGYRMMTFLGIYRDCGWDGVNDGVYPKEFLIDYFRVYKREGGYTNNSLAVSATATATSEFDKFPVDRLTDTNPVTEFMSGRYPDYPHYVTFRWESPQTFNQVSLESWYCQGQAPTNWDIQVSEDGSTNWSTVASSGDIVWEKNDDTVESRELTFDEQENNKGLRIKVNDANLQWQSYVIRNIVID from the coding sequence ATGAAAAGAAGTTATTTAATTACATTTTTGATGATGATTCTTTTAGTTTCAAATATTTCATACGCAAATACTCAAAAGATTAAAGATGATAATTCAACAAGAGGTGATTATCCAGCAAATCCTATAATAAAAGATGGGTGGATACTAGATTATAATGATGAATTCAATGAACAAAATCTCGATACAGACCATTGGTTGCCATATTATCTTCCTCATTGGACAACTAAAGAGTTAAGTGCTACAGATTATACTTTTAGAGAAAATGCTCTTGTATTAAGAATTGATGAAGATTATCCAGCGTGGAATCCTACATATGATGGCGATGTAAAATGTTCAAGTATTCAAAGTTTTGAAAAAGATAATATCCATCAATTTAATAAAAGTATGCCATTAGATCATCATGAGTCGATTTTTGATGGGTATACAACAAAGTATGGATATTTTGAAATAAGAGCAAAACTACCTGGTGGCAGTGGTGGTCATGTAGCTTGGTGGATGATTGGTTGTGAAGATGAATCATATCAAAAAGCAGAAGTAGACATAGTTGAGAATCCTTTTAGTTATACCACTAATTCATTTATTAATATTCACCCTCATGATGATGCTACTATAAAAAGTGAAACATTTAGATCTTCTATTGGTTATGATCTTGCAAATACTTGGCATGTATATGGATTTGAATGGGACCCAAGTGGAATGAAATTTTATATAGACAATAAACTTGTTGGTAACACCAATCAATCAGTAGGTTATAGAATGATGACATTTTTAGGAATATATAGAGATTGTGGTTGGGATGGAGTTAATGATGGAGTATATCCAAAAGAATTTTTAATAGATTATTTTAGAGTATATAAAAGAGAAGGTGGATATACTAATAATAGTTTAGCAGTTTCAGCAACTGCGACTGCTACAAGTGAATTTGATAAATTTCCAGTAGACAGGTTGACAGATACAAATCCTGTAACAGAATTTATGAGTGGTAGATACCCGGATTATCCACATTATGTGACTTTTAGATGGGAATCACCTCAGACATTCAATCAGGTATCGCTAGAAAGTTGGTATTGTCAAGGACAAGCACCAACAAATTGGGACATACAAGTATCTGAAGACGGTTCTACTAATTGGAGTACAGTAGCATCTTCAGGAGATATTGTATGGGAAAAGAATGATGATACTGTAGAAAGTAGAGAATTAACTTTTGATGAACAAGAGAATAATAAGGGTTTACGAATAAAAGTTAATGATGCCAATTTGCAATGGCAAAGTTACGTAATTAGAAACATCGTAATAGACTGA